The following are encoded in a window of Balaenoptera ricei isolate mBalRic1 chromosome 1, mBalRic1.hap2, whole genome shotgun sequence genomic DNA:
- the S100A16 gene encoding protein S100-A16 yields MADSYTELEKAVVVLVENFYKYVSKNSLAKNKISKSSFRKMLQKELNHMLTDTGNRSAADKLIQNLDANHDGCISFDEYWNLIGGITGPIAKLIRQQEQQSSS; encoded by the exons ATGGCGGACTCCTACACGGAGCTGGAGAAGGCGGTGGTCGTCCTGGTGGAAAACTTCTACAAATACGTGTCCAAGAACAGCCTGGCCAAGAACAAGATCAGCAAGAGCAGCTTCCGGAAGATGCTTCAGAAGGAGCTCAACCATATGCTGACG GACACGGGGAACCGAAGTGCTGCTGACAAGCTCATCCAGAACCTGGATGCCAACCATGACGGGTGCATCAGCTTCGACGAGTACTGGAACTTGATAGGCGGCATCACTGGCCCCATCGCCAAACTTATCCGCCAGCAGGAGCAGCAGAGCAGCAGCTAG
- the S100A14 gene encoding protein S100-A14, with protein MGQCGSANVEEAQELSDVERAIETLIKNFHQYSVEGGKETLTPSELRHLVTQQLPHLMPNNCGLEEKIANLGSCNDSKLEFGTFWELIGEAAKSVKLESPVPGS; from the exons ATGGGACAGTGTGGGTCAGCCAACGTGGAG GAAGCCCAGGAACTCAGTGACGTGGAGAGGGCCATCGAGACCCTGATCAAGAACTTCCACCAGTATTCggtggagggtgggaaggagacgctgACCCCCTCCGAGCTTCGGCACCTGGTCACCCAGCAGCTACCCCACCTCATGCCG AACAACTGTGGGCTGGAAGAGAAAATTGCCAACTTGGGCAGCTGTAACGACTCTAAACTGGAGTTTGGGACTTTCTGGGAGCTGATTGGAGAAGCAGCCAAGAGTGTGAAGCTGGAGAGCCCTGTCCCGGGGAGTTGA
- the S100A13 gene encoding protein S100-A13 gives MAAEPLTELEAAIETVVTTFFIFAGQEGRKGSLSINEFKELVTQQLPHLLKDVGSLDEKMKSLDVNQDSELKFNEYWRLIGELAKEIRKEKALEIRKK, from the exons ATGGCAGCCGAACCACTGACTGAGCTGGAGGCGGCCATTGAGACTGTGGTCACCACCTTCTTCATCTTTGCAGGGCAGGAGGGCCGGAAGGGCAGCCTCAGCATCAATGAGTTTAAGGAACTGGTCACTCAGCAGTTGCCTCACCTGCTCAAG GATGTGGGCTCCTTAGATGAGAAGATGAAGAGCTTGGATGTGAATCAGGACTCAGAGCTCAAGTTCAACGAGTACTGGAGACTGATTGGGGAGCTGGCCAAGGAGATCAGGAAGGAGAAGGCCCTGGAGATCCGAAAGAAGTAA
- the S100A1 gene encoding protein S100-A1, producing the protein MGSELETAMETLINVFHAHSGKEGDKYKLSKKELKELLQTELSGFLDAQKDADAVDKVMKELDENGDGEVDFQEYVVLVAALTVACNNFFWENS; encoded by the exons ATGGGCTCTGAGCTGGAGACGGCAATGGAGACTCTCATCAATGTGTTCCACGCCCACTCGGGCAAGGAGGGGGACAAGTACAAGCTGAGCAAGAAGGAGCTGAAAGAGCTGCTGCAGACGGAGCTCTCCGGCTTCCTGGAC GCCCAAAAGGATGCGGATGCTGTGGACAAGGTGATGAAGGAGTTAGATGAGAATGGAGATGGAGAGGTGGACTTCCAGGAGTATGTGGTGCTGGTAGCTGCCCTCACAGTGGCCTGTAACAACTTCTTCTGGGAGAACAGTTGA
- the CHTOP gene encoding chromatin target of PRMT1 protein isoform X2: protein MAAQSAPKVVLKSTTKMSLNERFTNMLKNKQPMPVNIRASMQQQQQLASARNRRLAQQMENRPSVQAALKLKQKSLKQRLGKSNIQARLGRPIGALARGAVGGRGLPIIQRGLPRGGLRGGRATRTLLRGGMSLRGQNLLRGGRAVAPRMGLRRGGVRGRGGPGRGGLGRGAMGRGGIGGRGRGMIGRGRGGFGGRGRGRGRGRGALARPVLTKEQLDNQLDAYMSKTKGHLDAELDAYMAQTDPETND from the exons ATGGCTGCACAGTCAGCGCCGAAAGTTGTGCTAAAAAGCACCACCAAGATGTCTCTAAATGAGCG CTTTACTAATATGCTGAAGAACAAACAGCCGATGCCAGTGAATATTCGGGCTTCGATGCAGCAACAACAGCAGCTAGCCAGTGCCAGAAACAGAAGACTGGCCCAGCAGATGGAGAATAGACCCTCTGTCCAGGCAGCATTAAAACTTAAGCAG AAGAGCTTAAAGCAGCGCCTGGGTAAGAGTAACATCCAGGCACGGTTAGGCCGACCAATAGGGGCCCTGGCCAGGGGAGCAGTCGGAGGACGAGGCCTGCCCATTATCCAGAGAGGCTTGCCCAGAGGAGGACTTCGTGGGGGACGTGCCACAAGAACCCTACTTAGGGGCGGGATGTCGCTCCGAG GTCAAAACCTGCTCCGAGGTGGACGAGCCGTAGCTCCCCGAATGGGCTTAAGAAGAGGTGGTGTTCGAGGTCGTGGAGGTCCTGGGAGAGGGGGCCTAGGGCGTGGAGCTATGGGTCGTGGCGGAATCGGTGGTAGAG GTCGGGGTATGATAGGTCGGGGAAgagggggctttggaggcagAGGACGAGGCCGTGGACGAGGGAGAGGTGCCCTTGCTCGCCCTGTACTGACCAAGGAGCAGCTGGACAACCAACTGGATGCATACATGTCAAAAACGAAAGGACACCTGGATGCAGAGTTGGATGCCTACATGGCTCAGACAGATCCCGAAACCAATGATTGA
- the CHTOP gene encoding chromatin target of PRMT1 protein isoform X1 produces MAAQSAPKVVLKSTTKMSLNERFTNMLKNKQPMPVNIRASMQQQQQLASARNRRLAQQMENRPSVQAALKLKQTLYASPDSGCGRICPSCGWASGGRCHATKSLKQRLGKSNIQARLGRPIGALARGAVGGRGLPIIQRGLPRGGLRGGRATRTLLRGGMSLRGQNLLRGGRAVAPRMGLRRGGVRGRGGPGRGGLGRGAMGRGGIGGRGRGMIGRGRGGFGGRGRGRGRGRGALARPVLTKEQLDNQLDAYMSKTKGHLDAELDAYMAQTDPETND; encoded by the exons ATGGCTGCACAGTCAGCGCCGAAAGTTGTGCTAAAAAGCACCACCAAGATGTCTCTAAATGAGCG CTTTACTAATATGCTGAAGAACAAACAGCCGATGCCAGTGAATATTCGGGCTTCGATGCAGCAACAACAGCAGCTAGCCAGTGCCAGAAACAGAAGACTGGCCCAGCAGATGGAGAATAGACCCTCTGTCCAGGCAGCATTAAAACTTAAGCAG ACTTTATATGCAAGTCCGGACAGTGGCTGTGGAAGGATATGTCCAAGCTGTGGCTGGGCGTCTGGAGGGCGGTGCCATGCAACT AAGAGCTTAAAGCAGCGCCTGGGTAAGAGTAACATCCAGGCACGGTTAGGCCGACCAATAGGGGCCCTGGCCAGGGGAGCAGTCGGAGGACGAGGCCTGCCCATTATCCAGAGAGGCTTGCCCAGAGGAGGACTTCGTGGGGGACGTGCCACAAGAACCCTACTTAGGGGCGGGATGTCGCTCCGAG GTCAAAACCTGCTCCGAGGTGGACGAGCCGTAGCTCCCCGAATGGGCTTAAGAAGAGGTGGTGTTCGAGGTCGTGGAGGTCCTGGGAGAGGGGGCCTAGGGCGTGGAGCTATGGGTCGTGGCGGAATCGGTGGTAGAG GTCGGGGTATGATAGGTCGGGGAAgagggggctttggaggcagAGGACGAGGCCGTGGACGAGGGAGAGGTGCCCTTGCTCGCCCTGTACTGACCAAGGAGCAGCTGGACAACCAACTGGATGCATACATGTCAAAAACGAAAGGACACCTGGATGCAGAGTTGGATGCCTACATGGCTCAGACAGATCCCGAAACCAATGATTGA
- the CHTOP gene encoding chromatin target of PRMT1 protein isoform X3 — protein MAAQSAPKVVLKSTTKMSLNERFTNMLKNKQPMPVNIRASMQQQQQLASARNRRLAQQMENRPSVQAALKLKQSLKQRLGKSNIQARLGRPIGALARGAVGGRGLPIIQRGLPRGGLRGGRATRTLLRGGMSLRGQNLLRGGRAVAPRMGLRRGGVRGRGGPGRGGLGRGAMGRGGIGGRGRGMIGRGRGGFGGRGRGRGRGRGALARPVLTKEQLDNQLDAYMSKTKGHLDAELDAYMAQTDPETND, from the exons ATGGCTGCACAGTCAGCGCCGAAAGTTGTGCTAAAAAGCACCACCAAGATGTCTCTAAATGAGCG CTTTACTAATATGCTGAAGAACAAACAGCCGATGCCAGTGAATATTCGGGCTTCGATGCAGCAACAACAGCAGCTAGCCAGTGCCAGAAACAGAAGACTGGCCCAGCAGATGGAGAATAGACCCTCTGTCCAGGCAGCATTAAAACTTAAGCAG AGCTTAAAGCAGCGCCTGGGTAAGAGTAACATCCAGGCACGGTTAGGCCGACCAATAGGGGCCCTGGCCAGGGGAGCAGTCGGAGGACGAGGCCTGCCCATTATCCAGAGAGGCTTGCCCAGAGGAGGACTTCGTGGGGGACGTGCCACAAGAACCCTACTTAGGGGCGGGATGTCGCTCCGAG GTCAAAACCTGCTCCGAGGTGGACGAGCCGTAGCTCCCCGAATGGGCTTAAGAAGAGGTGGTGTTCGAGGTCGTGGAGGTCCTGGGAGAGGGGGCCTAGGGCGTGGAGCTATGGGTCGTGGCGGAATCGGTGGTAGAG GTCGGGGTATGATAGGTCGGGGAAgagggggctttggaggcagAGGACGAGGCCGTGGACGAGGGAGAGGTGCCCTTGCTCGCCCTGTACTGACCAAGGAGCAGCTGGACAACCAACTGGATGCATACATGTCAAAAACGAAAGGACACCTGGATGCAGAGTTGGATGCCTACATGGCTCAGACAGATCCCGAAACCAATGATTGA
- the CHTOP gene encoding chromatin target of PRMT1 protein isoform X4 has protein sequence MAAQSAPKVVLKSTTKMSLNERFTNMLKNKQPMPVNIRASMQQQQQLASARNRRLAQQMENRPSVQAALKLKQTLYASPDSGCGRICPSCGWASGGRCHATKSLKQRLGKSNIQARLGRPIGALARGAVGGRGLPIIQRGLPRGGLRGGRATRTLLRGGMSLRGRGMIGRGRGGFGGRGRGRGRGRGALARPVLTKEQLDNQLDAYMSKTKGHLDAELDAYMAQTDPETND, from the exons ATGGCTGCACAGTCAGCGCCGAAAGTTGTGCTAAAAAGCACCACCAAGATGTCTCTAAATGAGCG CTTTACTAATATGCTGAAGAACAAACAGCCGATGCCAGTGAATATTCGGGCTTCGATGCAGCAACAACAGCAGCTAGCCAGTGCCAGAAACAGAAGACTGGCCCAGCAGATGGAGAATAGACCCTCTGTCCAGGCAGCATTAAAACTTAAGCAG ACTTTATATGCAAGTCCGGACAGTGGCTGTGGAAGGATATGTCCAAGCTGTGGCTGGGCGTCTGGAGGGCGGTGCCATGCAACT AAGAGCTTAAAGCAGCGCCTGGGTAAGAGTAACATCCAGGCACGGTTAGGCCGACCAATAGGGGCCCTGGCCAGGGGAGCAGTCGGAGGACGAGGCCTGCCCATTATCCAGAGAGGCTTGCCCAGAGGAGGACTTCGTGGGGGACGTGCCACAAGAACCCTACTTAGGGGCGGGATGTCGCTCCGAG GTCGGGGTATGATAGGTCGGGGAAgagggggctttggaggcagAGGACGAGGCCGTGGACGAGGGAGAGGTGCCCTTGCTCGCCCTGTACTGACCAAGGAGCAGCTGGACAACCAACTGGATGCATACATGTCAAAAACGAAAGGACACCTGGATGCAGAGTTGGATGCCTACATGGCTCAGACAGATCCCGAAACCAATGATTGA
- the CHTOP gene encoding chromatin target of PRMT1 protein isoform X5 translates to MAAQSAPKVVLKSTTKMSLNERFTNMLKNKQPMPVNIRASMQQQQQLASARNRRLAQQMENRPSVQAALKLKQSLKQRLGKSNIQARLGRPIGALARGAVGGRGLPIIQRGLPRGGLRGGRATRTLLRGGMSLRGRGMIGRGRGGFGGRGRGRGRGRGALARPVLTKEQLDNQLDAYMSKTKGHLDAELDAYMAQTDPETND, encoded by the exons ATGGCTGCACAGTCAGCGCCGAAAGTTGTGCTAAAAAGCACCACCAAGATGTCTCTAAATGAGCG CTTTACTAATATGCTGAAGAACAAACAGCCGATGCCAGTGAATATTCGGGCTTCGATGCAGCAACAACAGCAGCTAGCCAGTGCCAGAAACAGAAGACTGGCCCAGCAGATGGAGAATAGACCCTCTGTCCAGGCAGCATTAAAACTTAAGCAG AGCTTAAAGCAGCGCCTGGGTAAGAGTAACATCCAGGCACGGTTAGGCCGACCAATAGGGGCCCTGGCCAGGGGAGCAGTCGGAGGACGAGGCCTGCCCATTATCCAGAGAGGCTTGCCCAGAGGAGGACTTCGTGGGGGACGTGCCACAAGAACCCTACTTAGGGGCGGGATGTCGCTCCGAG GTCGGGGTATGATAGGTCGGGGAAgagggggctttggaggcagAGGACGAGGCCGTGGACGAGGGAGAGGTGCCCTTGCTCGCCCTGTACTGACCAAGGAGCAGCTGGACAACCAACTGGATGCATACATGTCAAAAACGAAAGGACACCTGGATGCAGAGTTGGATGCCTACATGGCTCAGACAGATCCCGAAACCAATGATTGA